The proteins below are encoded in one region of Halalkalicoccus jeotgali B3:
- a CDS encoding class I SAM-dependent methyltransferase, whose protein sequence is MWARERGHAVFGVDRSPGAIRVARKRGLKRALVGDLTHLPVDRAFDTVLVVGQQLGLGRSRAALDGTLSELARVTKPGERLVADLSDPTGPEAWAESEYLDRHAVGDGLAYRRFRVEYDELAGPWIDLLMATPDALAGVIAGTPWTVERLLETESAAYGVVLGR, encoded by the coding sequence CTGTGGGCACGGGAACGCGGTCACGCCGTTTTCGGAGTCGACCGGAGCCCCGGCGCGATCCGGGTCGCCCGCAAACGAGGGCTCAAACGCGCGCTAGTGGGCGATCTGACCCACCTACCGGTAGACCGCGCGTTCGATACGGTGCTCGTCGTCGGCCAGCAGCTCGGACTCGGGCGCTCGCGAGCGGCGCTCGACGGGACGCTTTCGGAGCTCGCCCGGGTCACAAAGCCGGGCGAACGGCTCGTCGCCGATCTGAGCGATCCGACGGGTCCCGAGGCGTGGGCCGAATCGGAGTACCTCGATCGCCACGCGGTCGGAGACGGCCTCGCGTACCGTCGGTTTCGCGTCGAGTACGACGAGCTGGCGGGGCCGTGGATCGATCTGCTGATGGCCACTCCCGACGCGCTTGCCGGGGTCATCGCCGGGACGCCGTGGACGGTCGAGCGCCTCCTCGAAACCGAGTCGGCGGCCTACGGCGTCGTACTGGGTCGATAA
- the serA gene encoding phosphoglycerate dehydrogenase codes for MRILVTDPIDDAGLETLREAGHEVEIDYDLDGGPALVEALAGVHGLIVRSGTEVTREVLDGAADLMIVGRAGIGVDNIDIDAATEHGVIVANAPEGNVRAAAEHTVAMTFAAARSIPQAHTRLKAGDWAKSDFLGTEVNNKTLGIVGLGRVGQEVAKRLNNLGMDLVAYDPYISEDRAEQIGADLVEFEACIERADFLTVHTPLTPETEDLISHDELELLGEGYLINCARGGVVDEAALAEAVETGPLKGAALDVFAEEPISPENPLLDVEDVIVTPHLGASTEAAQENVATSTAEQVLAAFNDEPVLNALNAPSIDKSAFPRVRPYIELAETAGRIAAQLLDKRVESVDIRYAGEIAEEEVDLVTASALKGVFSPLEWQVNAVNAPQVAEDRGVDVTETKSHQAENFRSVVTVTVGNGDGETELGVSGTLFADDDPRIVRIDDYRVDAIPHGHMLVARNYDEPGTIGFIGTVLGENGINIAGMFNAREAIGGEAITVYDLDEEVGEELLAQLEDDERIIEARYITLDGADTVRTSL; via the coding sequence ATGAGGATTCTCGTTACGGACCCCATCGACGACGCGGGGTTGGAAACGTTGCGCGAAGCCGGCCACGAGGTCGAAATCGACTACGATCTCGACGGCGGGCCCGCCCTCGTAGAGGCCCTCGCCGGCGTCCACGGGCTGATCGTCCGTTCTGGCACCGAGGTAACTCGCGAGGTGCTCGACGGCGCCGCCGACCTGATGATCGTCGGCCGCGCGGGCATCGGCGTCGACAACATCGATATCGACGCGGCGACCGAACACGGCGTGATCGTCGCCAACGCACCCGAGGGTAACGTCCGGGCGGCCGCAGAACACACCGTCGCGATGACCTTCGCCGCCGCCCGCTCGATCCCGCAGGCTCATACCAGATTGAAGGCCGGCGACTGGGCCAAAAGCGACTTCTTGGGGACCGAGGTCAACAACAAGACGCTCGGAATCGTCGGGCTCGGACGCGTCGGCCAGGAGGTCGCGAAACGGCTGAATAACCTTGGGATGGACCTCGTCGCGTACGATCCGTACATCTCCGAGGACCGCGCCGAGCAGATCGGCGCCGACCTCGTCGAGTTCGAGGCCTGTATCGAACGGGCGGACTTCCTGACCGTCCACACCCCGCTGACCCCCGAGACGGAGGACCTGATCAGTCACGACGAACTCGAACTGCTCGGCGAGGGCTACCTGATCAACTGTGCCCGTGGCGGCGTCGTCGACGAGGCGGCGCTCGCGGAAGCCGTCGAGACCGGCCCGCTGAAGGGGGCGGCGCTCGACGTCTTCGCCGAGGAACCGATCTCGCCCGAGAACCCCCTTCTCGATGTCGAGGACGTTATCGTCACGCCCCATCTCGGCGCTTCGACGGAAGCCGCCCAGGAGAACGTCGCGACCAGCACGGCCGAACAGGTGCTCGCCGCTTTCAACGACGAACCCGTCCTCAACGCGCTGAACGCCCCCTCGATCGACAAGAGCGCGTTCCCCCGCGTGCGCCCGTACATCGAACTCGCCGAGACGGCGGGCCGGATCGCCGCCCAACTGCTCGATAAGCGCGTCGAGAGCGTCGACATCCGCTATGCCGGCGAAATCGCAGAGGAGGAGGTCGATCTGGTGACCGCAAGCGCGCTGAAAGGCGTGTTCTCTCCCTTGGAGTGGCAGGTCAACGCCGTCAACGCCCCGCAGGTCGCGGAGGACCGCGGCGTCGACGTCACCGAGACCAAGAGTCATCAGGCCGAGAACTTCCGTAGCGTGGTCACCGTAACGGTCGGCAACGGCGACGGCGAGACCGAACTCGGCGTTTCAGGCACCCTCTTTGCCGACGACGATCCCCGGATCGTCCGGATCGACGACTACCGGGTCGACGCCATTCCCCACGGCCATATGCTCGTCGCGCGTAACTACGACGAGCCCGGCACCATCGGCTTTATCGGCACCGTTCTGGGGGAGAACGGCATCAACATCGCGGGGATGTTCAACGCCCGCGAGGCCATCGGCGGCGAGGCGATCACCGTCTACGACTTAGACGAGGAGGTGGGCGAGGAGCTGCTCGCCCAGCTGGAGGACGACGAGCGGATCATCGAGGCGCGCTACATCACGCTGGACGGCGCGGATACGGTGCGGACCTCGTTGTAG
- the thrC gene encoding threonine synthase codes for MSPNLTIGTEAVPDVADDGVWLECIETGEQYAPFEGVRYRSDAGALLEVRYAEHPTFDTFSGTGVWRYADALPVEREVTIEEGATPLYEVPRLEDEVGVESLRIKHEGMNPTGSFKDRGMTVGVGVAQRLGVDRLACASTGNTSAALAAYGGRAGMETVVLLPAGKVAAGKIAQASLHGARILEVDGNFDTCLDIVQELANQGEAYLLNSLNPFRLEGQKTIGFEILERHREEYGEFPDRIVLPVGNAGNTAALYKAFRELVASGALDEEEVPKLTGVQAEGAAPMVEAVEEGREEVERWEEVETRATAIRIGNPVNAPKALPGIRATGGTAVAVSDEEITNAQRALAGEGVGVEPASAASVAGLRKLREEGVVGSEERVVCLTTGHLLKDPDAAAEAGVEPESVPGETAGVLEHLRS; via the coding sequence ATGAGTCCGAACCTCACGATCGGGACCGAAGCCGTCCCCGACGTCGCCGACGACGGTGTCTGGCTCGAATGCATCGAAACCGGCGAGCAGTACGCCCCCTTCGAGGGAGTCAGGTATCGCAGCGACGCGGGCGCGCTGCTCGAAGTGCGCTACGCCGAACACCCGACGTTCGACACCTTTTCGGGAACCGGCGTCTGGCGCTACGCCGACGCGCTTCCAGTGGAGCGGGAGGTCACCATCGAGGAGGGCGCGACCCCGCTGTACGAAGTGCCCCGGCTGGAAGACGAGGTCGGCGTCGAATCACTCCGGATCAAACACGAGGGAATGAACCCGACGGGGAGCTTCAAGGACCGGGGCATGACCGTCGGCGTCGGCGTCGCCCAACGGCTCGGCGTCGACCGGCTGGCCTGTGCTTCCACTGGAAACACGAGCGCCGCGCTCGCCGCGTACGGCGGGCGTGCGGGCATGGAAACCGTGGTCTTGCTCCCGGCGGGCAAGGTCGCCGCGGGCAAGATCGCCCAGGCGAGCCTGCACGGCGCACGTATCCTCGAAGTCGATGGTAACTTCGACACCTGTCTCGACATCGTCCAGGAGTTGGCGAACCAAGGCGAGGCCTACCTGCTCAACTCGCTGAACCCCTTCAGGCTCGAAGGCCAGAAGACGATCGGCTTCGAGATCCTCGAACGCCACCGCGAGGAGTACGGCGAGTTCCCCGATCGGATCGTCCTCCCCGTCGGCAACGCGGGCAACACCGCGGCGCTGTATAAGGCCTTCAGGGAGCTCGTCGCGAGCGGCGCGCTCGACGAAGAGGAGGTCCCCAAGCTCACCGGCGTGCAGGCCGAGGGCGCGGCACCGATGGTCGAGGCCGTCGAGGAAGGGAGAGAAGAAGTCGAGCGCTGGGAGGAAGTCGAGACGCGCGCAACCGCGATTCGGATCGGCAACCCGGTGAACGCGCCCAAAGCGCTGCCGGGCATCCGGGCGACAGGCGGGACGGCCGTCGCGGTCTCGGACGAGGAGATCACGAACGCCCAGCGGGCCTTGGCGGGCGAGGGCGTCGGCGTCGAGCCCGCCTCGGCGGCGAGCGTCGCGGGCCTGCGGAAGCTTCGGGAGGAGGGCGTCGTGGGGAGCGAGGAGCGCGTGGTCTGTCTGACGACCGGTCATCTACTAAAAGACCCCGACGCGGCGGCCGAAGCCGGCGTGGAACCCGAGTCGGTGCCGGGTGAGACGGCGGGCGTGCTGGAGCATCTCAGAAGTTAG
- the argF gene encoding ornithine carbamoyltransferase, with product MTRHFIDIDDLSAEELEEVLDRAVAYKEKQHEGVSHPDLERQTLGMLFQKPSTRTRVSFETGMTQLGGHAVFLGERDIQLGHGEPLKDTARALSGYVDAIMARVFEHANIEELARYATVPVINGLTDDAHPCQTLADLLTIREAVGELEGTSVAWVGDANNVARSFALGCAIAGVDLTVATPPEYALDADHVERADSFGAVPTVTDDPAEAVAGADVVYTDVWISMGQEDQRDYRLAAFEGFQVNEDLLADTDARVMHCLPAHRGEEITDEVVEGERSLVFEQAENRLHAQKGLLSWLLEE from the coding sequence ATGACACGACACTTCATCGATATCGACGACCTGAGCGCCGAGGAGCTAGAGGAGGTGCTCGATCGTGCGGTAGCGTACAAGGAAAAACAGCACGAAGGGGTCTCGCACCCTGACCTCGAACGCCAGACGTTGGGAATGCTCTTTCAAAAGCCGAGCACCCGCACCCGGGTGTCCTTCGAGACGGGAATGACCCAGCTGGGCGGGCACGCCGTCTTCCTCGGCGAGCGCGACATCCAACTGGGTCACGGCGAGCCACTGAAGGACACCGCGCGGGCGCTGTCGGGCTACGTCGATGCGATCATGGCCCGTGTCTTCGAGCACGCAAACATCGAGGAGCTGGCGCGCTACGCGACCGTCCCCGTAATCAACGGCCTGACCGACGACGCCCACCCCTGCCAAACGCTCGCGGACCTGCTGACGATTCGGGAGGCGGTCGGCGAACTCGAAGGGACGTCGGTGGCGTGGGTCGGTGACGCGAATAACGTCGCACGCTCGTTCGCGCTAGGCTGTGCGATCGCGGGCGTCGATCTGACCGTCGCGACGCCCCCGGAGTACGCCCTCGACGCCGATCACGTCGAACGGGCCGACTCGTTCGGGGCGGTACCGACCGTCACCGACGACCCTGCCGAGGCGGTTGCGGGCGCTGACGTCGTCTACACCGACGTCTGGATCAGTATGGGCCAGGAGGACCAGCGCGATTACCGCTTGGCGGCGTTCGAGGGGTTTCAGGTTAACGAGGACTTGCTCGCGGACACCGACGCCCGCGTGATGCACTGCCTGCCGGCCCACCGTGGCGAGGAGATCACCGACGAGGTCGTCGAAGGCGAGCGCTCGCTGGTCTTCGAGCAGGCCGAAAACAGGCTCCACGCCCAGAAGGGACTGTTGTCGTGGCTGCTCGAGGAGTGA
- a CDS encoding [LysW]-lysine hydrolase, translating into MSVSSDSARDLLIGMVSTPSPSGEERAAAERLVDFFEAHDREARIDAVGNVRAPADDRVLLTSHIDTVPGDIPVRTEEGVAPEGQRDGSGETAEVLWGRGSVDATGPLCAMAVAAVDSGTSFAGVVGEETDSRGAWYLLQDREPPDALINGEPSGWDGITLGYRGMLAGTYVATSESGHTSRPEPNAIQHAIGWWGRIEERFSPSEDEEWGPVFERVTTKPVSIEGGTDEDGLSVSATLDGQFRVPPSMTTGEVREIAEGELRTDTDAAGTVNWSKPIPPVMESPRTELARAFRVAIRGEDGDPRLLRKTGTSDMNIYASAWDCPMVTYGPGDSDLDHAPDERLDLSEYDRSIAVLTEVADRL; encoded by the coding sequence ATGAGCGTTTCGAGCGACTCGGCGCGCGACCTGCTGATCGGGATGGTTTCGACACCCTCGCCCTCGGGCGAGGAGCGGGCGGCCGCCGAGCGGTTAGTTGACTTCTTCGAGGCTCACGACCGCGAGGCGCGGATCGACGCGGTCGGCAACGTTCGCGCCCCCGCGGACGACCGCGTGCTGCTCACCTCCCACATCGATACGGTCCCGGGCGACATCCCCGTCCGGACGGAGGAGGGCGTTGCGCCGGAGGGGCAACGAGACGGAAGCGGTGAAACCGCTGAAGTGCTCTGGGGGCGGGGCAGCGTCGACGCGACCGGCCCGCTGTGTGCGATGGCGGTCGCCGCCGTCGACTCTGGAACCAGCTTCGCCGGCGTCGTCGGCGAGGAGACCGACTCGCGGGGCGCGTGGTACCTGTTACAGGACAGGGAGCCACCGGACGCGCTGATCAACGGCGAGCCGAGCGGGTGGGACGGCATCACGCTTGGCTATCGAGGGATGCTCGCGGGCACCTACGTCGCGACCAGCGAGTCGGGTCATACCTCCCGGCCCGAGCCAAACGCGATCCAGCACGCAATCGGCTGGTGGGGCCGTATCGAGGAGCGTTTCTCGCCGAGCGAGGACGAAGAGTGGGGCCCCGTCTTCGAGCGCGTGACGACCAAGCCGGTCTCGATCGAGGGCGGCACCGACGAGGACGGGCTCTCGGTTTCGGCGACGCTCGACGGTCAGTTCCGGGTTCCCCCGTCGATGACGACCGGGGAGGTCCGCGAGATCGCCGAGGGCGAACTCCGGACGGACACGGACGCCGCGGGCACCGTCAACTGGAGCAAGCCCATCCCGCCGGTGATGGAGAGCCCCCGAACCGAACTCGCGCGTGCCTTTCGGGTCGCCATCCGGGGCGAGGACGGGGATCCACGCCTGCTGCGCAAGACCGGCACCAGCGACATGAACATCTACGCCTCGGCCTGGGACTGCCCGATGGTGACCTACGGCCCCGGCGACTCGGATCTGGATCACGCACCCGACGAACGCCTCGATCTGTCCGAGTACGACCGCTCGATCGCGGTACTGACGGAGGTAGCAGACCGCCTATGA
- a CDS encoding aspartate aminotransferase family protein — protein sequence MSGFVFSEKPIRIERGEGTYLYDDSGTEYLDFGASYAVTPVGHCHPEVVSAAKDQLEELMFVQASYPNDARDACYSKLASVAPGDIENVWLCNSGTEANEAALKFARSATGRKKIVATQRAFHGRTMGSLAATWKQKYKKPFEPLAAGFETVPYGDGEALAEAVDEETAAVIVEPIQGEGGINAAPEGYLQAARETCDETGAALVFDEIQTGLGRTGEFWACEGEGVTPDILTSAKGLASGLPLGATLCKDWIAEDAGPHGSTFSGNPVVCAAAAATLDVLVEEDVPTHAAEMGEYLHEEIEAADLPIRDVRGRGLMTGIEVKRGSNRLLRDLALNHQVLALPAGRSVLRLLPPLVIDEEHVESVVGALAETMSASTES from the coding sequence ATGAGCGGGTTCGTCTTCTCCGAGAAGCCGATCAGAATCGAACGCGGCGAGGGAACGTACCTCTACGACGACTCGGGGACCGAATACCTCGATTTCGGCGCGAGCTACGCGGTCACGCCGGTCGGCCACTGCCATCCCGAGGTGGTTTCGGCCGCAAAGGACCAACTGGAGGAGCTGATGTTCGTTCAGGCGTCGTATCCCAACGACGCACGCGACGCCTGCTACTCGAAGCTGGCGAGCGTGGCGCCCGGCGACATCGAGAACGTCTGGCTCTGTAACTCGGGCACCGAGGCCAACGAGGCGGCGTTGAAATTCGCCCGCAGCGCCACGGGACGGAAGAAGATCGTCGCCACCCAGCGCGCGTTTCACGGCCGGACGATGGGCTCGCTCGCGGCGACCTGGAAACAGAAGTACAAAAAACCGTTCGAGCCGCTGGCGGCGGGCTTCGAGACGGTGCCCTACGGCGACGGCGAAGCGCTCGCGGAGGCCGTCGACGAGGAGACCGCCGCGGTGATCGTCGAACCCATCCAGGGTGAGGGCGGGATCAACGCCGCACCCGAGGGGTATCTACAGGCCGCCCGCGAGACCTGCGACGAGACGGGCGCGGCGTTGGTCTTCGACGAGATCCAGACCGGGCTCGGGCGCACCGGCGAGTTCTGGGCGTGCGAGGGCGAGGGCGTTACCCCCGACATCCTGACGAGCGCGAAGGGCCTCGCGAGTGGCCTGCCACTGGGCGCGACCCTCTGTAAGGACTGGATCGCCGAGGACGCCGGCCCGCACGGCTCGACGTTCAGCGGGAACCCCGTGGTCTGTGCGGCCGCCGCGGCGACCCTCGACGTCCTCGTCGAGGAGGACGTCCCCACTCATGCCGCCGAGATGGGCGAGTACCTTCACGAGGAAATCGAGGCCGCCGACCTGCCGATCCGCGACGTCCGCGGGCGCGGGCTGATGACCGGTATCGAGGTCAAGCGGGGCTCCAATCGCCTCCTGCGGGATCTCGCGTTGAACCACCAGGTGCTCGCGCTGCCGGCCGGTCGGTCGGTTCTCAGACTCCTCCCGCCGCTCGTCATCGACGAGGAGCACGTCGAGAGCGTCGTCGGGGCGCTCGCCGAAACGATGAGCGCGAGTACGGAGTCGTGA
- a CDS encoding acetylglutamate/acetylaminoadipate kinase: MVIVVKIGGARAVEPEGALADIAHLTANGERVVVVHGGSTAVDELLADLGTEPEYVTTPGGVTGRFTDAETMEAFTMAMAGQVNTDLTAALRNEGVNALGLSGVDGGLLTGARKSAVRVIEDGRKKIKRGDHSGRIESVNSELLKELLESGYTPVVSVPMLAEDGTPVNADADRAAAAVAGALGASLVVLTDVAGVYEDPEDPETLIESAETPAQMERVEAAAEGFMTKKVMAATEALDGGASEVIVSDANFNDPILAALDGHGTRFTPGALGGADE, encoded by the coding sequence ATGGTTATCGTCGTCAAGATCGGCGGCGCCCGCGCCGTCGAGCCCGAAGGCGCGCTGGCGGACATCGCACACCTGACGGCCAACGGCGAGCGGGTCGTCGTGGTCCACGGCGGCTCGACCGCGGTCGACGAGCTGCTTGCCGATCTCGGGACCGAGCCCGAATACGTCACCACGCCGGGCGGCGTCACGGGCCGCTTTACCGACGCGGAGACGATGGAGGCGTTTACGATGGCGATGGCCGGGCAGGTCAACACCGACCTGACGGCGGCGCTGAGAAACGAGGGCGTCAACGCGCTCGGGCTCTCGGGTGTCGATGGCGGCCTGCTGACCGGGGCGCGCAAGTCCGCGGTCAGAGTGATCGAGGACGGCAGGAAGAAGATCAAGCGCGGCGATCACTCGGGGAGGATCGAGTCGGTCAACAGCGAGCTCCTCAAAGAGCTGCTCGAATCGGGCTATACGCCCGTCGTGAGCGTTCCGATGCTCGCCGAGGACGGGACCCCCGTAAACGCCGATGCGGACCGGGCGGCTGCGGCCGTGGCCGGCGCGCTCGGCGCGTCGCTCGTCGTGCTGACGGACGTCGCGGGCGTCTACGAGGACCCCGAGGACCCCGAGACGCTGATCGAGAGCGCCGAGACGCCCGCACAGATGGAGCGCGTCGAGGCGGCCGCCGAAGGATTCATGACCAAGAAGGTGATGGCCGCGACCGAAGCGCTCGACGGCGGCGCCAGCGAGGTGATCGTCTCGGATGCGAACTTCAACGACCCCATTCTGGCCGCGCTCGACGGACATGGAACACGCTTTACTCCCGGCGCGCTCGGAGGTGCGGACGAATGA
- the argC gene encoding N-acetyl-gamma-glutamyl-phosphate reductase encodes MAVGGENGSTEPLSASVVGGSGFTGGELLRLLDGHPNFEIAQATSRSAENKTIGSVHPNLRGRTLRFSDPTDLESVDVLFAATPHGVSMERIDAFEDAADTVVDLSADFRLNTKEQYEQWYDGHSASEYLEKSVYALPERYREELPGADLIASGGCNATATILGLGPLFDSELLSGDEQIVVDVKVGSSEGGAGGGAASSHPERSGIVRPYAPTSHRHEAEIEQEFGISVSFTVHAVDMIRGASATCHVFPNGPVSKKDLWGAYRDSYAEEPFMRIASGGGGVYRYPEPKAVAGTNYGDVGFELDPANKRIVVFSAIDNMMKGSAGQAVHAANVALGLEETAGLEFQGLHPVGAP; translated from the coding sequence ATGGCGGTCGGGGGGGAGAACGGCTCGACCGAACCGCTCAGCGCGAGCGTCGTCGGGGGAAGCGGCTTTACCGGCGGCGAGTTGCTCAGGCTTCTGGACGGCCACCCGAACTTCGAGATCGCACAGGCGACGAGCCGCTCGGCGGAGAACAAGACCATCGGCTCGGTCCACCCGAACCTCCGGGGCCGGACCCTGCGGTTTTCCGATCCCACCGATCTGGAGTCGGTGGACGTGCTGTTCGCGGCGACACCCCACGGCGTGTCGATGGAGCGCATCGACGCCTTCGAGGACGCCGCCGATACGGTCGTCGACCTCTCGGCTGATTTCCGGTTGAACACCAAAGAACAGTACGAGCAGTGGTACGACGGGCACAGTGCGTCCGAGTACCTCGAGAAGTCGGTGTATGCGCTGCCAGAACGCTATCGTGAGGAACTACCCGGCGCTGACCTGATCGCCTCGGGGGGCTGTAACGCCACCGCGACGATCCTCGGACTGGGCCCGCTGTTCGATTCGGAGCTGCTTTCGGGCGACGAGCAGATCGTCGTCGACGTGAAAGTCGGCTCCTCGGAGGGGGGTGCCGGCGGCGGCGCGGCCTCCTCGCACCCCGAGCGCTCGGGGATCGTCCGGCCCTACGCGCCGACGAGCCACCGCCACGAGGCGGAGATCGAACAGGAGTTCGGGATCTCGGTGTCGTTCACCGTTCACGCGGTCGATATGATCCGCGGTGCCAGCGCGACCTGTCACGTCTTTCCGAACGGGCCGGTCTCGAAAAAGGATCTCTGGGGCGCGTATCGCGACAGCTACGCCGAGGAGCCGTTCATGCGGATCGCCTCCGGCGGCGGTGGCGTCTATCGCTACCCCGAACCCAAGGCCGTCGCCGGCACGAACTACGGCGACGTGGGCTTCGAGCTCGATCCGGCCAACAAGCGAATCGTCGTCTTCTCGGCGATCGACAACATGATGAAAGGGTCGGCGGGCCAGGCGGTCCACGCCGCGAACGTCGCGCTCGGACTGGAGGAGACGGCCGGGTTGGAGTTCCAGGGCCTGCATCCCGTGGGGGCTCCCTAA
- the lysX gene encoding lysine biosynthesis protein LysX has translation MNVGILYSRIRRDEKLLLNELRERDHEITKIDVRKHQFNVHNPPEIFEGVDVVLDRCLSTSRSLYVTRFCEAYGIPVVNGPDTAETCADKVKNSLALASAGVPTPDTDVAFTTEAALESIENFGYPCVLKPVMGSWGRLMAKLESRSAAEAILEHKETLGHYEHKVFYIQEFVAKPDRDIRVVAVDGEPIAAMARASEHWLTNAAKGATTEVFEPDAEALDLVERASDAVGGGLLGIDLMETEEGYTVHEVNHTVEFKALNEVVDVDVPARVVDWLEAQVPAETEVTA, from the coding sequence ATGAACGTAGGCATCCTTTACTCCCGGATCCGCAGAGACGAGAAGCTCCTTCTGAACGAGCTTCGCGAGCGCGACCACGAGATCACCAAGATCGACGTGCGAAAACACCAGTTCAACGTCCACAATCCCCCCGAAATCTTCGAGGGCGTCGACGTCGTGCTCGACCGGTGTCTCTCGACGAGCCGGAGCCTCTACGTCACGCGCTTCTGTGAGGCCTACGGGATCCCCGTGGTCAACGGGCCCGACACCGCAGAGACCTGTGCGGACAAGGTGAAAAACAGCCTCGCGCTCGCGAGCGCGGGCGTGCCGACACCCGATACGGACGTGGCCTTCACGACCGAGGCCGCCCTCGAAAGCATCGAGAACTTCGGCTATCCCTGTGTCCTCAAACCCGTCATGGGTTCGTGGGGTCGCCTGATGGCGAAGCTCGAATCGCGCTCGGCCGCCGAGGCGATCCTCGAACACAAGGAGACCTTGGGCCACTACGAGCACAAGGTGTTCTACATCCAGGAGTTCGTCGCCAAACCCGACCGCGACATCCGAGTGGTGGCCGTCGACGGCGAGCCCATCGCCGCGATGGCGCGCGCCTCGGAGCACTGGCTGACCAACGCCGCGAAGGGTGCGACGACCGAGGTCTTCGAGCCCGACGCCGAAGCGCTCGATCTCGTCGAGCGCGCGAGCGACGCCGTCGGCGGTGGTCTGCTCGGGATCGACCTGATGGAAACCGAGGAGGGCTACACCGTCCACGAGGTCAACCACACGGTCGAGTTCAAGGCGCTCAACGAGGTCGTCGACGTCGACGTCCCGGCGAGAGTCGTCGACTGGCTCGAAGCGCAGGTGCCCGCCGAAACCGAGGTGACCGCTTGA
- the lysW gene encoding lysine biosynthesis protein LysW, which yields MADDSTITAEDPLTGDEIEVPADVEVGEIIDSPVSGAELEVVSTDPVELEEAPELEEDWGE from the coding sequence ATGGCAGACGACAGCACCATCACGGCGGAGGACCCCCTGACCGGCGACGAGATCGAGGTACCGGCCGACGTCGAAGTCGGCGAGATCATCGACAGCCCCGTCAGCGGCGCGGAGCTCGAGGTCGTCTCGACGGATCCCGTCGAGCTCGAGGAAGCGCCCGAGCTCGAGGAAGACTGGGGCGAGTGA